Proteins encoded by one window of Micromonospora coxensis:
- a CDS encoding aspartate aminotransferase family protein has translation MADATDHLWMHFTRMASYAAGEVPTIVRGEGAYIWDAQGRRYLDGLAGLFVVNAGHGRAELADAAAKQAAELAYFPLWSYAHPKAVELAERIAALTPADLNRVFFTTGGSEAVEAAWKLARAYFKRTGKPNKHKVVSRYIAYHGTSMGALSITGLPGIKSDFEPLVPGGIKVPNTNFYRAPEHGDSPEAFGRWAADEIARAIEREGPDTVAAVFLEPVQNSGGCFPPPPGYFARVREICDAYDVLLVSDEVICSWGRLGEYFGAVRYDYRPDIITTAKGITSGYAPLGAMIASDRLMEPFLTETGMFAHGVTFGGHPVSCAVALANLEVFEREDLIGHVRANEDAFRSTLEKLTDLPIVGDVRGDGYFYGIELVKDKATRATFDEAESERLLRGFLSSALFSAGLYCRADDRGDPVVQLAPPLIADQQQFDEIEQILRAVLTEAWTRL, from the coding sequence ATGGCCGACGCCACCGACCACCTCTGGATGCACTTCACCCGGATGGCCAGCTACGCCGCAGGCGAGGTACCGACCATCGTGCGCGGCGAGGGCGCGTACATCTGGGACGCGCAGGGCCGCCGCTACCTCGACGGGCTCGCCGGGCTCTTCGTCGTCAACGCCGGGCACGGGCGCGCCGAACTGGCCGACGCCGCCGCCAAGCAGGCGGCCGAGCTGGCCTACTTCCCGCTCTGGTCGTACGCCCACCCGAAGGCCGTCGAACTGGCCGAGCGGATCGCGGCGCTGACCCCGGCCGACCTGAACCGGGTCTTCTTCACCACCGGCGGCTCGGAGGCCGTCGAGGCGGCGTGGAAACTGGCCCGGGCCTACTTCAAGCGCACCGGCAAGCCGAACAAGCACAAGGTGGTCAGCCGCTACATCGCGTACCACGGCACCTCGATGGGGGCGCTGTCGATCACCGGGCTGCCGGGCATCAAGAGCGACTTCGAGCCGTTGGTGCCGGGCGGCATCAAGGTGCCGAACACGAACTTCTACCGGGCACCGGAGCACGGCGACTCCCCCGAGGCGTTCGGCCGCTGGGCCGCCGACGAGATCGCCCGGGCCATCGAGCGGGAGGGGCCGGACACCGTCGCGGCGGTCTTCCTGGAGCCGGTGCAGAACTCCGGCGGCTGCTTCCCGCCGCCGCCCGGGTACTTCGCCCGGGTCCGCGAGATCTGCGACGCGTACGACGTGCTGCTCGTCTCCGACGAGGTGATCTGCTCGTGGGGCCGGCTCGGCGAGTACTTCGGCGCCGTCCGGTACGACTACCGCCCCGACATCATCACCACCGCCAAGGGCATCACCTCCGGCTACGCCCCGCTCGGCGCGATGATCGCCAGCGACCGGCTGATGGAGCCGTTCCTCACCGAGACCGGGATGTTCGCCCACGGGGTGACCTTCGGCGGCCACCCGGTCTCCTGCGCGGTGGCCCTGGCCAACCTGGAGGTCTTCGAGCGCGAGGACCTGATCGGGCACGTACGCGCCAACGAGGACGCCTTCCGGTCCACCCTGGAGAAGCTCACCGACCTGCCGATCGTCGGCGACGTCCGGGGCGACGGCTACTTCTACGGCATCGAACTGGTCAAGGACAAGGCCACCCGGGCCACCTTCGACGAGGCCGAGTCCGAGCGGCTGCTGCGCGGCTTCCTGTCGTCCGCGCTCTTCTCCGCCGGGCTCTACTGCCGGGCCGACGACCGGGGCGACCCGGTGGTGCAGCTCGCCCCGCCGCTGATCGCCGATCAGCAGCAGTTCGACGAGATCGAGCAGATCCTGCGCGCGGTGCTCACCGAGGCGTGGACCCGCCTGTAA
- a CDS encoding Lrp/AsnC family transcriptional regulator → MTNRQQENGAGGRRVTVREGASHALLDDVAKQIIEQLQEDGRRPYATIGKAVGLSEAAVRQRVQRLLDAGVMQIVAVTDPLQLGFPRQAMIGLRTDGDLETVADRLAEFEEVDYVVITAGSFDLLTEVVCRNDAHLLEILQRLRAVDGVLATEAFVYLKLRKQTYTWGTA, encoded by the coding sequence ATGACGAACCGACAGCAGGAGAACGGCGCCGGCGGGCGACGCGTCACGGTGCGCGAAGGCGCCAGCCACGCGCTGTTGGACGACGTGGCGAAGCAGATCATCGAGCAGCTCCAGGAGGACGGCCGGCGGCCGTACGCGACCATCGGCAAGGCCGTCGGGCTCTCCGAGGCGGCGGTACGCCAGCGGGTGCAGCGCCTGCTCGACGCCGGGGTGATGCAGATCGTCGCGGTCACCGACCCGCTCCAGCTCGGGTTCCCCCGGCAGGCCATGATCGGCCTGCGCACCGACGGGGACCTGGAGACCGTCGCGGACCGGCTCGCCGAGTTCGAGGAGGTCGACTACGTGGTGATCACCGCCGGCTCGTTCGACCTGCTGACCGAGGTGGTCTGCCGCAACGACGCGCACCTGCTGGAGATCCTGCAACGGCTGCGCGCCGTCGACGGCGTACTGGCGACCGAGGCGTTCGTCTACCTCAAGCTGCGCAAGCAGACCTACACCTGGGGCACAGCCTGA
- a CDS encoding polyamine ABC transporter substrate-binding protein, protein MRTPPLPLTRRGLLTGTLSSAALLAAGGVLAGCGTKAATQTEAGCKSEDLSATEKKLAFANWPQYMDVDEKDESKRPTLDAFVARTGIQVTYTEDVNDNNEFFGKVQNQLASCQSTDRDIIVLTDWMAARMIRLGWIQKLDPAKIPNVAANLLPSLLNRSFDPENRISIPWQSGLAGLAWNGNVTKEIRTVDELLTRPDLKGKVTALSEMRDTMGLLLQSNGHDPANFTAAQFDDALNKLKKAVDSGQIRRFTGNDYAPDLAKGDIAACIAWSGDVIQLSGEDEKVKFVAPESGVMLFSDNMMVPNKATHKGNAEALINYYYEPAVAAKLAAYVNYICPVKGAQAEMEKIDPELAANPLIFPDEALLRKSKVFMALDEKQEKEYESKFQQVIGA, encoded by the coding sequence ATGCGCACTCCCCCGCTGCCCCTCACTCGACGTGGACTGCTCACCGGCACCCTCTCCTCGGCCGCCCTGCTCGCCGCGGGCGGTGTGCTCGCCGGCTGCGGCACCAAGGCCGCGACGCAGACCGAGGCGGGCTGCAAGAGCGAGGACCTCTCCGCCACGGAGAAGAAGCTGGCCTTCGCCAACTGGCCGCAGTACATGGACGTCGACGAGAAGGACGAGTCGAAGCGGCCCACCCTCGACGCGTTCGTCGCCAGGACGGGCATCCAGGTCACCTACACCGAGGACGTCAACGACAACAACGAGTTCTTCGGCAAGGTACAGAACCAGCTCGCGAGCTGTCAGAGCACCGACCGGGACATCATCGTCCTGACCGACTGGATGGCCGCCCGGATGATCCGGCTCGGCTGGATCCAGAAACTCGACCCGGCGAAGATCCCCAACGTGGCGGCGAACCTGCTGCCGTCGCTGCTCAACCGCTCCTTCGACCCGGAGAACCGGATCTCCATCCCGTGGCAGTCCGGCCTCGCCGGGCTCGCCTGGAACGGCAACGTCACCAAGGAGATCCGCACCGTCGACGAGCTGCTCACCCGCCCCGACCTCAAGGGCAAGGTGACCGCGCTGAGCGAGATGCGCGACACCATGGGCCTGCTGCTCCAGTCCAACGGACACGACCCGGCGAACTTCACCGCCGCCCAGTTCGACGACGCGCTCAACAAGCTCAAGAAGGCGGTGGACTCCGGCCAGATCCGCCGGTTCACCGGCAACGACTACGCCCCCGACCTGGCCAAGGGCGACATCGCCGCCTGCATCGCCTGGTCCGGCGACGTCATCCAGCTCTCCGGCGAGGACGAGAAGGTCAAGTTCGTCGCGCCCGAGTCGGGCGTGATGCTCTTCAGCGACAACATGATGGTGCCGAACAAGGCCACCCACAAGGGCAACGCCGAAGCGCTGATCAACTACTACTACGAGCCCGCGGTCGCGGCCAAGCTCGCCGCGTACGTCAACTACATCTGCCCGGTCAAGGGCGCGCAGGCCGAGATGGAGAAGATCGACCCCGAGCTGGCGGCCAACCCGCTGATCTTCCCGGACGAGGCGCTGCTGCGGAAGTCGAAGGTCTTCATGGCCCTCGACGAGAAGCAGGAGAAGGAGTACGAGTCCAAGTTCCAGCAGGTCATCGGGGCGTGA
- a CDS encoding ABC transporter ATP-binding protein: MGAKPREHGAPAGDLRLANLTKRFGIFTAVDDLSLTVPQGSFFALLGSSGCGKTTTLRMIAGLEEPTSGQVLLGDRDVTRLRPYQRPVNTVFQSYALFPHLDVYRNVAFGLRRRGRRSTDDDVRRMLELVQLAEYGNHYPGQLSGGQQQRVALVRALVNHPQVLLLDEPLGALDLKLRRQMQIELKRIQTEVGITFVHVTHDQEEAMTMADTVAVMNAGRIEQLGAPAELYEFPATAFVANFLGQSNLLAAEAAGPAGADVPVTAHGARFSVPADRARSDRGPVYLGVRPEKLHLAGSAAQVPAGHQHVEGIVTDASYVGVSTQYLVRTGWGSELSAFTANSGTGGQHPVGTPVVAHWDPRHAFLLPREPGQEDRTTPLLDEPVGAPS, translated from the coding sequence ATGGGCGCGAAACCTCGGGAACACGGTGCACCGGCCGGCGACCTGCGGCTGGCCAACCTCACCAAGCGGTTCGGCATCTTCACCGCCGTCGACGACCTCAGCCTCACCGTCCCGCAGGGCTCGTTCTTCGCCCTGCTCGGCTCGTCCGGCTGCGGCAAGACCACCACCCTGCGGATGATCGCCGGGCTGGAGGAGCCGACCAGCGGTCAGGTGCTGCTCGGCGACCGGGACGTCACCCGGCTGCGGCCGTACCAGCGGCCGGTCAACACCGTGTTCCAGAGCTACGCGCTCTTTCCGCACCTCGACGTCTACCGCAACGTCGCCTTCGGGCTGCGCCGGCGTGGGCGCCGCTCCACCGACGACGATGTCCGGCGCATGCTCGAACTGGTGCAGCTGGCGGAGTACGGCAACCACTACCCCGGTCAGCTCTCCGGCGGTCAGCAGCAGCGCGTCGCCCTGGTCCGCGCCCTGGTCAACCACCCGCAGGTGCTGCTGCTCGACGAGCCGCTCGGCGCGCTCGACCTGAAGCTGCGCCGGCAGATGCAGATCGAGCTGAAGCGGATCCAGACCGAGGTGGGGATCACCTTCGTGCACGTCACCCACGACCAGGAGGAGGCCATGACGATGGCCGACACGGTCGCGGTGATGAACGCCGGGCGGATCGAGCAGCTCGGCGCTCCCGCCGAACTCTACGAGTTCCCGGCCACCGCGTTCGTGGCGAACTTCCTCGGCCAGTCCAACCTGCTCGCCGCCGAGGCCGCCGGGCCCGCCGGCGCCGACGTGCCGGTCACCGCCCACGGCGCCCGCTTCTCCGTGCCCGCCGACCGCGCCCGCTCCGACCGGGGCCCGGTCTACCTGGGGGTACGCCCCGAGAAGCTGCACCTGGCCGGCTCCGCCGCCCAGGTCCCCGCGGGACACCAGCACGTCGAGGGCATCGTCACCGACGCCTCCTACGTCGGGGTCAGCACCCAGTACCTGGTCCGGACCGGCTGGGGGAGCGAGCTCTCCGCGTTCACGGCGAACAGCGGCACCGGTGGGCAGCACCCGGTCGGCACCCCGGTGGTGGCGCACTGGGATCCCCGGCACGCCTTCCTGCTGCCCCGCGAACCCGGCCAGGAGGACCGCACCACCCCGCTGCTCGACGAGCCGGTCGGAGCGCCGTCGTGA
- a CDS encoding ABC transporter permease, with product MSALARVPAPTGRADLAPPSRGGRHRLLPYLLLLPGAAWLFVFFAVPLLQLAAASLYDPSGSLSTGYVLTWAFSNYPDALQAYWPQFARSFGYAGIALVLALLMGYPLAYAIAQKAGRWKNLLLVCVVAPMFTSFLVRTLAWKTILSDNGWFVGLLRDVHLLAPDGRLLATPFAVILGLTYNFLPFLVLPLYASLERLDHRLLEAAGDLYANPVQTFRRVTLPLSMPGLIAGTLLFFIPATGDYINAELLGTPNEYMIGNVIDSAFLVRLDYPQGAALSFLLMAAILAVVFGYLRRAGTEEVL from the coding sequence GTGAGCGCGCTGGCGCGCGTGCCGGCGCCGACGGGGCGGGCGGACCTCGCGCCACCGTCTCGTGGGGGGCGGCACCGGCTGCTGCCGTACCTGCTGCTCCTGCCGGGCGCGGCCTGGCTGTTCGTCTTCTTCGCCGTGCCGCTGCTGCAACTGGCCGCGGCCAGCCTCTACGACCCGAGCGGCTCGCTCTCCACCGGGTACGTGCTGACCTGGGCGTTCAGCAACTACCCGGACGCGTTGCAGGCGTACTGGCCGCAGTTCGCCCGCTCCTTCGGCTACGCCGGGATCGCGCTGGTGCTGGCGCTGCTGATGGGCTACCCGCTGGCGTACGCGATCGCGCAGAAGGCCGGCCGGTGGAAGAACCTGCTGCTGGTCTGCGTCGTCGCCCCGATGTTCACCAGCTTCCTGGTGCGCACCCTGGCCTGGAAGACCATCCTGTCGGACAACGGCTGGTTCGTCGGGCTGCTGCGTGACGTGCACCTGCTCGCTCCCGACGGACGGCTGCTGGCCACCCCGTTCGCGGTGATCCTCGGCCTGACGTACAACTTCCTGCCCTTCCTGGTGCTGCCGCTGTACGCCAGCCTGGAGCGCCTCGACCACCGGCTGCTGGAGGCGGCGGGCGACCTGTACGCCAACCCGGTGCAGACGTTCCGCCGGGTCACCCTGCCGCTGTCCATGCCCGGCCTGATCGCCGGCACGCTGCTCTTCTTCATCCCGGCCACCGGCGACTACATCAACGCCGAACTGCTCGGCACCCCCAACGAGTACATGATCGGCAACGTCATCGACTCGGCGTTCCTGGTCCGGCTGGACTACCCGCAGGGCGCGGCGCTGTCGTTCCTGCTGATGGCGGCGATCCTCGCGGTGGTCTTCGGCTACCTGCGCCGGGCCGGCACGGAGGAGGTCCTGTGA
- a CDS encoding ABC transporter permease: MTTRVSRWLADRWVMIVALLVLGYLALPILVVAGLSFNRPSSRLSYDFHEFTLDNWRNPCATADMCDAVVRSVQIGFIATVVATVLGTLMAFALVRHRFRGRSGVNLLIFLPMATPELVMGTSLLALFVSAGVPQGFWTVVIAHVMFCVSFVVVTVKARLAGMDRRLEEAAMDLYANEWQTFRLVTLPLVLPGIVAAALLAFSLSFDDFIITNFNAGTTVTFPMYVWGAAQRGIPPQVNVIGTAMFVIALLLVGVSSLRARRARRAALAPLAGRRASGPS, encoded by the coding sequence GTGACGACCCGCGTCTCGCGTTGGCTGGCTGACCGCTGGGTGATGATCGTGGCCCTGCTGGTGCTCGGCTACCTCGCCCTGCCGATCCTGGTGGTGGCCGGGCTGTCGTTCAACCGCCCGTCGAGCCGGCTGTCGTACGACTTCCACGAGTTCACCCTGGACAACTGGCGCAACCCGTGCGCCACCGCCGACATGTGCGACGCGGTGGTGCGCAGCGTCCAGATCGGCTTCATCGCCACCGTGGTCGCCACGGTGCTCGGCACGCTGATGGCGTTCGCCCTGGTCCGGCACCGGTTCCGGGGCCGCTCCGGGGTCAACCTGCTGATCTTCCTGCCGATGGCCACGCCGGAGCTGGTGATGGGCACCTCGCTGCTCGCCCTCTTCGTCTCCGCCGGCGTGCCGCAGGGCTTCTGGACCGTCGTCATCGCGCACGTCATGTTCTGCGTGTCGTTCGTGGTGGTCACGGTCAAGGCGCGGCTGGCCGGGATGGACCGGCGGCTGGAGGAGGCCGCGATGGACCTCTACGCCAACGAGTGGCAGACCTTCCGGCTGGTCACCCTGCCGCTGGTGCTGCCCGGCATCGTGGCCGCCGCGCTGCTGGCCTTCTCGCTCAGCTTCGACGACTTCATCATCACGAACTTCAACGCCGGCACCACCGTCACCTTCCCGATGTACGTCTGGGGCGCCGCCCAGCGCGGCATCCCGCCGCAGGTCAACGTCATCGGCACGGCCATGTTCGTGATCGCGCTGCTGCTGGTCGGCGTCAGTTCGCTGCGCGCCCGGCGGGCCCGGCGCGCCGCGCTGGCGCCCCTGGCGGGCCGACGGGCGAGCGGCCCGTCATGA
- a CDS encoding NAD(P)/FAD-dependent oxidoreductase — protein MILPHTGRALADAAPVPYWLDRPERPDPLPPLHGTHTADLLVVGGGYAGLWTALLAKSDDPDRDVLLVEAGTCGWAASGRNGGFCAASLTHGLANGAQRFPGEIDELERLGRENLDAIAATVEAYGIDCDFERTGELAVAVAPYQLVGLAEDAALARRYGHDVRLLDRDEVRAEVHSPTYLGGLWDTGRVALLDPAKLAWGLRRACLRLGVRIAERTRVTGLRRDAATLRAVTAGGPDAAPGLVRARQVVLATNAFPPLLRRLRAWIVPVYDYALMTEPLTPAQRDAIGWRNRQGLADTGNQFHYYRITADGRILFGGYDAVYHYGNRVAPELEQRPATFTALAEHFATTFPQLADLRFSHRWGGVIDTCTRFCPFFGTAYEGRLAYAAGFTGLGVGATRFGARVMLDLLSGADTPLTRLDLVRSTPLPFPPEPVRAAGIHLTRWSLARADAREGRRNLWLRTLDRLGLGFDS, from the coding sequence ATGATCCTCCCGCATACCGGCAGGGCGCTCGCCGACGCGGCGCCCGTGCCCTACTGGCTGGACCGCCCGGAACGCCCCGACCCGCTGCCGCCGCTGCACGGTACGCACACCGCCGACCTGCTGGTCGTCGGCGGCGGGTACGCCGGACTCTGGACCGCCCTGCTCGCCAAGTCCGACGACCCCGACCGGGACGTGCTGCTGGTCGAGGCGGGCACCTGCGGGTGGGCCGCGTCCGGGCGCAACGGCGGGTTCTGCGCCGCCTCGCTCACCCACGGCCTCGCCAACGGCGCGCAGCGCTTCCCCGGCGAGATCGACGAGCTGGAACGGCTCGGCCGGGAGAACCTGGACGCGATCGCGGCGACCGTCGAGGCGTACGGGATCGACTGCGACTTCGAGCGCACCGGCGAGCTGGCGGTGGCGGTGGCGCCGTACCAGCTCGTCGGGCTGGCCGAGGACGCCGCGCTGGCCCGCCGGTACGGCCACGACGTCCGGCTGCTCGACCGGGACGAGGTTCGCGCCGAGGTGCACTCGCCGACGTACCTCGGCGGGCTGTGGGACACCGGCCGGGTGGCCCTGCTCGACCCGGCGAAGCTGGCCTGGGGGCTGCGCCGCGCCTGCCTGCGGCTCGGTGTCCGGATCGCCGAACGGACCCGGGTCACCGGGCTGCGCCGGGACGCCGCCACCCTGCGCGCCGTCACGGCCGGCGGCCCGGACGCCGCGCCCGGCCTGGTCCGGGCCCGACAGGTGGTGCTCGCCACCAACGCCTTCCCGCCGCTGCTGCGCCGGCTGCGCGCCTGGATCGTGCCGGTCTACGACTACGCCCTGATGACCGAGCCGCTGACGCCGGCCCAGCGCGACGCGATCGGCTGGCGCAACCGGCAGGGGCTCGCCGACACCGGCAACCAGTTCCACTACTACCGGATCACCGCCGACGGGCGGATCCTCTTCGGCGGCTACGACGCGGTCTACCACTACGGCAACCGGGTCGCCCCGGAGCTGGAGCAGCGCCCGGCCACCTTCACCGCCCTCGCCGAGCACTTCGCCACCACCTTCCCGCAACTGGCCGACCTGCGCTTCAGCCACCGCTGGGGCGGGGTCATCGACACCTGCACCCGGTTCTGCCCGTTCTTCGGCACCGCCTACGAGGGCCGGCTCGCGTACGCGGCCGGCTTCACCGGCCTCGGCGTCGGCGCCACCCGGTTCGGCGCCCGGGTGATGCTCGACCTGCTCAGCGGTGCGGACACCCCACTGACCCGGCTCGACCTGGTCCGCAGCACGCCGCTGCCGTTCCCGCCGGAACCCGTCCGGGCCGCCGGCATCCACCTCACCCGCTGGTCGCTGGCCCGCGCCGACGCGCGCGAGGGCCGGCGCAACCTCTGGCTCCGTACCCTCGATCGTCTTGGACTGGGGTTTGATTCCTGA
- a CDS encoding saccharopine dehydrogenase family protein produces the protein MRILLVGAGGVGAAAAAIAARRSFFETMVVADHDPDRAARAVAAHGDRFVAAQVDAASADAVAALCREHRITHVLNAVDPRFVMPIFDAALAAGADYLDMAMSLSRPHPSRPYAETGVKLGDEQFAAADRWEAAGRLALCGIGIEPGLSDVFARYAADELFDEIDEIGVRDGANLTVDGYDFAPSFSIWTTIEECLNPPVIWEAGRGWFTTEPFSEPEVFHFPEGIGPVECVNVEHEEVLLIPRWVKAKRVTFKYGLGDEFIEVLKALHKVGLDATAPVTVRGVQVSPRDVVAASLPDPATLGARMRGKTCAGTWVRGSRSGRPREVYLYHVVDNEWSMREYGHQAVVWQTAVNPVVALELLATGAWSGVGVLGPEALPPTPFLDLLTGYGSPWGMEER, from the coding sequence ATGCGCATCCTGCTCGTCGGCGCCGGCGGGGTCGGCGCCGCCGCCGCCGCCATCGCCGCCCGCCGATCGTTCTTCGAGACCATGGTGGTCGCCGACCACGACCCCGACCGGGCCGCGCGGGCCGTCGCCGCCCACGGTGACCGGTTCGTCGCCGCCCAGGTGGACGCCGCCTCCGCCGACGCGGTCGCCGCGCTCTGCCGGGAGCACCGGATCACCCACGTGCTCAACGCGGTCGACCCGCGCTTCGTCATGCCGATCTTCGACGCCGCGCTCGCCGCCGGGGCCGACTACCTGGACATGGCGATGTCGCTGTCCCGGCCGCACCCGTCGCGCCCCTACGCGGAGACCGGCGTGAAGCTCGGCGACGAGCAGTTCGCCGCGGCCGACCGGTGGGAGGCGGCCGGACGGCTGGCGCTGTGCGGCATCGGTATCGAGCCCGGCCTGTCCGACGTGTTCGCCCGCTACGCCGCCGACGAGCTGTTCGACGAGATCGACGAGATCGGGGTACGCGACGGCGCGAACCTCACCGTCGACGGGTACGACTTCGCGCCGTCCTTCTCCATCTGGACCACCATCGAGGAGTGCCTGAACCCGCCGGTGATCTGGGAGGCCGGTCGGGGCTGGTTCACCACCGAGCCGTTCAGCGAGCCGGAGGTCTTCCACTTCCCCGAGGGGATCGGCCCGGTCGAGTGCGTCAACGTCGAGCACGAGGAGGTGCTGCTGATCCCGCGCTGGGTGAAGGCGAAGCGGGTCACCTTCAAGTACGGCCTCGGCGACGAGTTCATCGAGGTGCTGAAGGCCCTGCACAAGGTCGGGCTGGACGCCACCGCCCCGGTGACGGTGCGCGGGGTGCAGGTGTCCCCCCGGGACGTGGTCGCCGCGTCGCTGCCCGACCCGGCCACCCTCGGCGCGCGGATGCGCGGCAAGACCTGCGCCGGGACCTGGGTGCGCGGATCGAGGTCCGGGCGGCCCCGTGAGGTCTACCTGTACCACGTGGTCGACAACGAGTGGTCGATGCGGGAGTACGGCCACCAGGCCGTGGTCTGGCAGACCGCGGTGAACCCGGTGGTCGCCCTGGAACTGCTCGCCACCGGCGCGTGGTCCGGCGTCGGCGTGCTCGGTCCGGAGGCGCTGCCGCCCACGCCGTTCCTGGACCTGCTCACCGGGTACGGCTCGCCCTGGGGAATGGAGGAGCGATGA
- the speB gene encoding agmatinase — MRYGPMFGPDVTFLGVPPCTLEEPVTYADADVVIIGAPFDGGTSHRPGTRFGPSAIRQACYLPHDGSRPSLAMRVDGLRDLCVYDAGDVEMFSGDIERSLGALETAVHAVARAGAIPVVLGGDHSIALPDATGVARHHGLGRVSLVHFDAHADTGDIEFGSLHGHGQPMRRLIESGAVRGDRFLQIGLRGYWPGPETLAWMAAQRMRSYEMTELVARGLDTCLTEAFAIAVDECEGVFLSVDVDVVDPGMAPGTGTPEPGGLTSRQLLDAVRRVCYELPVVGLDVVEVAPPYDHADITAYLGNRVVLEALSAIARRRRDAAGGPPWNPHQPLLDAR; from the coding sequence ATGAGGTACGGCCCGATGTTCGGCCCGGACGTCACCTTCCTCGGCGTGCCGCCGTGCACGCTGGAGGAACCCGTCACCTACGCGGACGCCGACGTGGTGATCATCGGTGCGCCCTTCGACGGCGGCACCTCGCACCGGCCGGGCACCCGGTTCGGCCCGTCCGCCATCCGGCAGGCCTGCTACCTGCCGCACGACGGCTCCCGCCCGTCCCTGGCGATGCGGGTGGACGGGCTGCGGGACCTGTGCGTCTACGACGCCGGTGACGTGGAGATGTTCTCCGGCGACATCGAGCGGTCGTTGGGCGCGCTGGAGACCGCCGTCCACGCGGTCGCGCGCGCCGGGGCGATCCCGGTGGTGCTCGGCGGTGACCACTCCATCGCCCTGCCCGACGCCACCGGGGTGGCCCGCCACCACGGGCTCGGCCGGGTGTCGCTGGTGCACTTCGACGCGCACGCCGACACCGGCGACATCGAGTTCGGCTCGCTGCACGGGCACGGTCAGCCGATGCGCCGGCTCATCGAGTCCGGCGCGGTACGCGGCGACCGGTTCCTCCAGATCGGGCTGCGCGGCTACTGGCCCGGCCCCGAGACGCTGGCCTGGATGGCCGCGCAGCGGATGCGCTCGTACGAGATGACCGAGCTGGTCGCGCGCGGGCTCGACACCTGCCTGACCGAAGCCTTCGCGATCGCGGTCGACGAGTGCGAGGGGGTCTTCCTCTCCGTCGACGTGGACGTGGTCGACCCCGGCATGGCCCCCGGCACCGGCACCCCGGAGCCCGGCGGGTTGACCTCGCGGCAACTCCTCGACGCGGTCCGCCGGGTCTGTTACGAGCTGCCCGTCGTCGGTCTCGACGTGGTCGAGGTGGCCCCGCCGTACGACCACGCCGACATCACCGCGTACCTCGGCAACCGGGTGGTGCTGGAGGCGCTGTCGGCCATCGCCCGCCGCCGCCGCGACGCCGCCGGCGGCCCGCCCTGGAACCCCCACCAGCCCCTCCTGGACGCCCGCTGA
- a CDS encoding LamG-like jellyroll fold domain-containing protein has protein sequence MGRALSTFALGVAALATAALVNATPAYAATEQLRLDFDATPTGQVEPGPWTAGCFADVATPGDSGCIAVGAPGSISRTSRPGGSGPSPAIAFPATGSALIQVPDAANLNPGTQDFTISAMVKVTTGQVTEGANLVQKGVYADPAQWKLQLDGGKPGCRIKGLDTAGLTVSKLITADASIADQGWKFVQCKRRGDTLSLIVGSTVVAEGTGATMDVTNTAKVHIGAKGAGLTNNDQFRGEMDNAVFSIG, from the coding sequence ATGGGTCGTGCCCTGTCCACATTCGCCCTGGGTGTCGCCGCCCTCGCCACCGCCGCGCTGGTCAACGCGACGCCCGCGTACGCGGCCACCGAACAGCTCCGGCTCGACTTCGACGCCACCCCGACCGGGCAGGTCGAGCCCGGTCCCTGGACCGCCGGCTGCTTCGCCGACGTCGCCACTCCGGGCGACTCCGGGTGCATCGCGGTGGGCGCCCCGGGCAGCATCTCCCGCACGTCCCGCCCCGGCGGATCCGGCCCGAGCCCGGCGATCGCGTTCCCGGCCACCGGCAGCGCGCTGATCCAGGTGCCGGACGCCGCCAACCTCAACCCGGGGACGCAGGACTTCACCATCAGCGCCATGGTGAAGGTGACCACCGGTCAGGTGACCGAGGGTGCCAACCTGGTGCAGAAGGGCGTCTACGCCGACCCGGCGCAGTGGAAGCTGCAGCTCGACGGCGGCAAGCCGGGCTGCCGCATCAAGGGGCTCGACACCGCGGGTCTCACCGTGTCGAAGCTGATCACCGCCGACGCCTCCATCGCCGACCAGGGCTGGAAGTTCGTCCAGTGCAAGCGGCGCGGTGACACGTTGAGCCTGATCGTCGGCAGCACGGTGGTGGCGGAGGGCACGGGCGCGACCATGGACGTCACCAACACCGCGAAGGTGCACATCGGCGCCAAGGGTGCGGGGCTGACCAACAACGACCAGTTCCGCGGCGAGATGGACAACGCCGTCTTCAGCATCGGCTGA